From a region of the Mytilus galloprovincialis chromosome 3, xbMytGall1.hap1.1, whole genome shotgun sequence genome:
- the LOC143069634 gene encoding serine palmitoyltransferase 2-like isoform X2, translated as MGIKLFLNILRKNTPLKDTFIETFEETPLSTAILTYLGYAVLVVIGHIRDFLRSLGIEKIKSCTEPKLQGYVSLYQSWESFYTRNLYRRIRDCWNRPICSVAGAEMDMLERVSPDNGWNFELTGKKQHVLNFGSYNYLGFAENKGPCADAVEKSTMKYGVGCCGSRQELGYLEIHKQLDELVAKFLGVEAATTFPMGFATNSMNMPSIVGKGCLILSDELNHSSLVLGSRLSGASIKTFRHNDIEDLENKLKTAVVFGQPRTHRPWKKILIVVEGVYSMEGSIVKLPEVVALKKKYKAYIYLDEAHSVGAMGPHGRGIVDYFGIDPKDIDIMMGTFTKSFGAAGGYIGGSKDLINHLKLQSHGSIYSCTMAPPVTQQIISSMSIIMGADGTNEGQKRVQQLKWNTRYFRRRLHDMGFIIYGNKDSPVIPLLIFMPAKIAALGRECLKRGLGIVVVGFPATPIIESRARFCLSAAHNKEMLDKALAIINEVGDMLSLKYSRTVPPSFSEKDVELLL; from the exons ATGGGTATTAAACTGTTTCTGAATATTCTACGAAAG AACACACCTCTGAAGGATACATTTATAGAAACATTTGAGGAAACACCTCTATCTACAGCCATTTTAACATATCTGGGATATGCTGTTCTTGTTGTTATTGGACATATTAGAGATTTCTTAAGGAGTCTTggtattgaaaaaataaagtcATGCACAGAACCCAAGCTTCAG GGTTATGTTTCACTCTATCAGAGCTGGGAAAGTTTTTATACGAGGAATCTCTACAGAAGAATAAGAGATTGTTGGAACAGACCAATATGCAGTGTAGCTGGCGCAGAAATGGATATGTTAGAACGTGTATCTCCTGATAATGGATGGAACTTCGA ACTAACAGGAAAGAAGCAACATGTATTAAATTTTGGATCTTATAATTATCTTGGTTTTGCTGAAAACAAAGGTCCCTGTGCAGATGCTGTAGAAAAATCTACCATGAAGTATGGCGTGGGATGTTGTGGAAGTAGGCAAGAATTAG gTTATTTAGAAATCCATAAACAGCTGGATGAATTAGTGGCAAAGTTTCTTGGAGTAGAAGCTGCCACCACTTTTCCAATGGGTTTTGCCACTAACTCCATGAATATGCCAAGCATTGTAGGAAAG GGATGTCTCATTTTAAGTGATGAACTGAATCACTCATCTTTGGTGCTGGGGTCAAGGTTGTCAGGAGCTTCCATTAAAACATTCCGTCATAATG ATATAGaagatttagaaaataaattaaaaactgcAGTAGTCTTTGGACAGCCAAGAACACACAGGCCATGGAAAAAAATTCTAATTGTCGTAGAAGGAGTCTATAG TATGGAAGGATCGATTGTAAAATTGCCAGAAGTAGTGGCATTGAAGAAGAAATACAAAGCTTACATTTACTTAGATGAGGCCCATAGTGTTGGAGCCATGGGACCACATGGCCGAGGCATAGTGGATTATTTTGGAATTGATCCTAAAGACATTGATATCATGATGGGAACGTTTACAAAAAGTTTTGGTGCTGCTGGCGGTTATATTGGAGGGTCCAAG GATTTGATTAACCATTTGAAATTACAGTCTCATGGATCAATATATTCCTGTACCATGGCCCCTCCAGTAACACAACAAATCATATCATCAATGTCAATCATCATGGGAGCAGATGGCACAAATGAAG GTCAAAAAAGAGTACAACAACTTAAGTGGAATACACGCTATTTCAGAAGGAGGTTACATGATATGGGTTTTATTATCTACGGAAACAAAGATTCACCCGTCATTCCATTGTTAATATTTATGCCAGCTAAAATTGC TGCATTAGGCAGAGAATGTTTGAAAAGAGGACTTGGTATTGTGGTGGTAGGATTCCCAGCCACACCCATCATAGAATCTCGAGCAAGGTTTTGTCTGTCAGCTGCTCATAATAAAGAAATGTTAGACAAG GCCCTTGCAATAATCAATGAAGTTGGAGATATGCTATCTTTGAAATATTCCAGAACTGTTCCACCAAGTTTTAGTGAGAAGGATGTTGAGTTATTATTG TGA
- the LOC143069634 gene encoding serine palmitoyltransferase 2-like isoform X1, whose protein sequence is MAGKTKPKNGMNGKTNGINHCYQNGQNLQNTPLKDTFIETFEETPLSTAILTYLGYAVLVVIGHIRDFLRSLGIEKIKSCTEPKLQGYVSLYQSWESFYTRNLYRRIRDCWNRPICSVAGAEMDMLERVSPDNGWNFELTGKKQHVLNFGSYNYLGFAENKGPCADAVEKSTMKYGVGCCGSRQELGYLEIHKQLDELVAKFLGVEAATTFPMGFATNSMNMPSIVGKGCLILSDELNHSSLVLGSRLSGASIKTFRHNDIEDLENKLKTAVVFGQPRTHRPWKKILIVVEGVYSMEGSIVKLPEVVALKKKYKAYIYLDEAHSVGAMGPHGRGIVDYFGIDPKDIDIMMGTFTKSFGAAGGYIGGSKDLINHLKLQSHGSIYSCTMAPPVTQQIISSMSIIMGADGTNEGQKRVQQLKWNTRYFRRRLHDMGFIIYGNKDSPVIPLLIFMPAKIAALGRECLKRGLGIVVVGFPATPIIESRARFCLSAAHNKEMLDKALAIINEVGDMLSLKYSRTVPPSFSEKDVELLL, encoded by the exons ATGGCTGGAAAAACGAAGCCGAAAAATGGGATGAACGGCAAAACTAATGGAATTAATCATTGTTATCAAAACGGACAGAATTTacag AACACACCTCTGAAGGATACATTTATAGAAACATTTGAGGAAACACCTCTATCTACAGCCATTTTAACATATCTGGGATATGCTGTTCTTGTTGTTATTGGACATATTAGAGATTTCTTAAGGAGTCTTggtattgaaaaaataaagtcATGCACAGAACCCAAGCTTCAG GGTTATGTTTCACTCTATCAGAGCTGGGAAAGTTTTTATACGAGGAATCTCTACAGAAGAATAAGAGATTGTTGGAACAGACCAATATGCAGTGTAGCTGGCGCAGAAATGGATATGTTAGAACGTGTATCTCCTGATAATGGATGGAACTTCGA ACTAACAGGAAAGAAGCAACATGTATTAAATTTTGGATCTTATAATTATCTTGGTTTTGCTGAAAACAAAGGTCCCTGTGCAGATGCTGTAGAAAAATCTACCATGAAGTATGGCGTGGGATGTTGTGGAAGTAGGCAAGAATTAG gTTATTTAGAAATCCATAAACAGCTGGATGAATTAGTGGCAAAGTTTCTTGGAGTAGAAGCTGCCACCACTTTTCCAATGGGTTTTGCCACTAACTCCATGAATATGCCAAGCATTGTAGGAAAG GGATGTCTCATTTTAAGTGATGAACTGAATCACTCATCTTTGGTGCTGGGGTCAAGGTTGTCAGGAGCTTCCATTAAAACATTCCGTCATAATG ATATAGaagatttagaaaataaattaaaaactgcAGTAGTCTTTGGACAGCCAAGAACACACAGGCCATGGAAAAAAATTCTAATTGTCGTAGAAGGAGTCTATAG TATGGAAGGATCGATTGTAAAATTGCCAGAAGTAGTGGCATTGAAGAAGAAATACAAAGCTTACATTTACTTAGATGAGGCCCATAGTGTTGGAGCCATGGGACCACATGGCCGAGGCATAGTGGATTATTTTGGAATTGATCCTAAAGACATTGATATCATGATGGGAACGTTTACAAAAAGTTTTGGTGCTGCTGGCGGTTATATTGGAGGGTCCAAG GATTTGATTAACCATTTGAAATTACAGTCTCATGGATCAATATATTCCTGTACCATGGCCCCTCCAGTAACACAACAAATCATATCATCAATGTCAATCATCATGGGAGCAGATGGCACAAATGAAG GTCAAAAAAGAGTACAACAACTTAAGTGGAATACACGCTATTTCAGAAGGAGGTTACATGATATGGGTTTTATTATCTACGGAAACAAAGATTCACCCGTCATTCCATTGTTAATATTTATGCCAGCTAAAATTGC TGCATTAGGCAGAGAATGTTTGAAAAGAGGACTTGGTATTGTGGTGGTAGGATTCCCAGCCACACCCATCATAGAATCTCGAGCAAGGTTTTGTCTGTCAGCTGCTCATAATAAAGAAATGTTAGACAAG GCCCTTGCAATAATCAATGAAGTTGGAGATATGCTATCTTTGAAATATTCCAGAACTGTTCCACCAAGTTTTAGTGAGAAGGATGTTGAGTTATTATTG TGA